The following coding sequences are from one Marinitoga hydrogenitolerans DSM 16785 window:
- the thyX gene encoding FAD-dependent thymidylate synthase: protein MSEKKILDKGFVKLIDILGDDRTAVKSARVSYGKELSSEERDKKLIYYLMEHKHHSPFEHQVFTFHIKTPIFVARQWMRHRIGSYNEISRRYTTKYAEEFYIPNHIRTQDTKNKQGSIKVDDNERIKKVISLINGLYNETFKIYNELLEMGVAREMARIVLPVGQYTQFYWTVNTRSLMNFLNLRADSHAQWEIQQYAIALANVFKEKLPWTYEAFIKFEYRGDLLK, encoded by the coding sequence ATGAGTGAAAAAAAAATTTTAGATAAGGGATTCGTGAAATTAATTGATATTTTGGGTGATGATAGAACAGCAGTTAAATCAGCACGTGTTTCATATGGAAAAGAATTGTCTTCAGAAGAAAGAGATAAGAAATTAATATATTATCTTATGGAACACAAGCATCATAGTCCATTTGAACATCAAGTCTTTACATTTCATATTAAAACTCCAATATTTGTTGCAAGACAATGGATGAGGCATAGAATAGGAAGTTATAACGAAATTTCAAGGAGATATACAACAAAATATGCAGAAGAATTTTATATTCCAAATCATATAAGAACTCAAGATACAAAGAATAAGCAAGGTTCAATAAAAGTTGATGATAATGAAAGGATTAAAAAAGTTATAAGTTTAATAAATGGTTTATATAACGAAACTTTTAAAATATATAATGAATTATTAGAAATGGGTGTAGCAAGAGAAATGGCAAGGATTGTTTTGCCAGTAGGTCAGTATACACAATTTTATTGGACAGTAAATACCAGAAGTTTAATGAACTTTTTAAATTTAAGAGCGGATTCTCATGCGCAATGGGAAATACAACAATACGCAATTGCTTTAGCAAATGTGTTTAAAGAAAAATTACCATGGACATATGAGGCATTTATAAAATTTGAATATAGGGGAGATTTATTAAAATGA
- a CDS encoding ATP-binding protein, giving the protein MTTLKTISDHILDICENAVKSDGNKGYLIIIETEKYFRFCVSDNGRGMDKVEIDRALDPFFTTKKERKKKFGLGLSFLKYSVEKTNGYFKIISEKMKGTTVIAQFNLKNIDCQPIGDIPNTILNVLNMEQNFMWKITRFFKKEGYEIESEYLKNNFDLTKSKDLMLIKKYIVNLEKEIKEGL; this is encoded by the coding sequence TTGACAACATTAAAAACTATTAGTGATCATATATTAGATATATGTGAAAATGCTGTAAAATCAGATGGAAATAAAGGTTATTTGATAATAATAGAAACTGAAAAATATTTTAGGTTTTGTGTTTCTGATAATGGTCGTGGAATGGATAAAGTTGAAATAGACAGAGCATTAGATCCATTTTTTACTACAAAGAAAGAAAGAAAAAAGAAATTTGGTTTAGGTTTATCTTTTTTAAAGTATTCAGTAGAGAAAACTAATGGATATTTTAAAATAATCTCGGAAAAAATGAAAGGTACAACAGTTATTGCACAATTTAATTTAAAGAATATTGATTGTCAACCTATAGGAGATATTCCTAATACTATATTAAATGTTTTGAATATGGAACAAAATTTTATGTGGAAAATAACGAGATTTTTTAAAAAAGAAGGTTATGAAATCGAATCTGAATATTTGAAAAACAACTTTGATTTAACCAAATCAAAAGATTTGATGTTAATAAAAAAATATATAGTAAATTTAGAAAAAGAAATTAAGGAGGGCTTGTAA
- a CDS encoding DRTGG domain-containing protein, translating to MKLSELLKYFKGVYIFNESVEIKNGYVGDLLSEIMRNMSSTSILITHQTHPNIVAVASIVEANTIIIPEGFEYEEKTIEKAKENDVNLLKSKYDIFETTGIIYKKLKEE from the coding sequence ATGAAATTATCCGAATTATTAAAATATTTTAAAGGAGTTTATATTTTTAATGAAAGTGTAGAAATAAAAAATGGATATGTTGGTGATTTACTCAGTGAAATTATGAGAAATATGTCATCAACTTCAATTTTAATAACTCATCAAACACACCCGAATATAGTAGCAGTAGCTTCAATTGTTGAGGCAAATACTATTATAATACCTGAAGGTTTTGAATATGAAGAAAAAACAATTGAAAAGGCAAAAGAAAATGATGTTAATCTGTTAAAAAGTAAATATGATATTTTTGAAACAACAGGAATAATATATAAAAAATTAAAAGAGGAATAG
- a CDS encoding PHP domain-containing protein yields MAIFYGNFHVHTVLSPCADITMTPDIFLEYLDGTNWISITDHNTARHIRIYSKILKEKDIKVIPGIEVTTKEEVHILIYFENIDDAEEFGNIIEDSLIIKNYDPERLGYQILCDKDGEFHKIKETPYLGSASFYTINEIYMLSKKYNSLFIPAHIFRFNGMITNLGFSPENIDVDGVEVKNKKELEDAQKIGFKNFIFNTDAHFPEQLRASCRIEANSRDFKNFKKAIFERKVIPI; encoded by the coding sequence ATGGCAATATTTTATGGGAATTTTCATGTACATACAGTGTTATCGCCTTGTGCAGATATCACTATGACACCAGATATTTTTTTAGAATATCTTGATGGGACAAATTGGATATCAATAACAGATCATAATACAGCAAGGCATATAAGAATATACTCAAAAATATTAAAAGAAAAAGATATTAAAGTTATACCAGGTATTGAAGTGACTACAAAAGAAGAAGTTCACATATTAATATATTTTGAAAACATAGATGATGCAGAGGAATTTGGGAATATTATAGAAGATAGCCTTATAATTAAAAATTACGATCCTGAAAGGTTAGGGTATCAAATATTATGTGATAAAGACGGTGAGTTTCACAAAATAAAAGAAACACCATATTTAGGAAGTGCATCATTTTATACCATTAATGAAATATATATGTTATCTAAAAAATATAATTCCTTATTTATCCCGGCGCATATATTTAGGTTTAACGGTATGATTACAAATTTGGGATTTTCTCCAGAAAATATTGATGTAGATGGTGTCGAAGTAAAAAATAAAAAAGAATTAGAAGATGCTCAAAAGATAGGGTTTAAAAATTTTATATTTAATACAGATGCGCATTTTCCGGAACAATTAAGAGCATCATGCAGAATAGAAGCAAATTCTAGAGATTTTAAAAATTTTAAAAAAGCTATTTTTGAAAGAAAGGTGATACCTATTTGA
- a CDS encoding CBS domain-containing protein, whose amino-acid sequence MKDKQNKLLSTLLRMFSHTKIGEIMTSPVIVVTSETSIKQVKNIMKIKKISGLPVVKKGLKLIGIISIEDIIKVLEKGRLEEPVSKWMTTEVKSLNEENTLSDFIDFSQKYNFGRYPIVNNENKVVGIVTKYDVISWLFEKLGTIYVHDERRKKVLDQEEYMSRLTGEILDNKKILFHFEIDYNNIQKIGFGATKLKSFLKKKKIDEKLVRKVSIATYEAEANVVIHSESYGEIFCWDFEDSIRLLIKDYGKGIENVEIAMQEGFSTASDEVRAQGFGAGMGLPNMKRFSDKMTIISEVGKGVIIEMLFYK is encoded by the coding sequence ATGAAAGATAAACAAAATAAATTATTAAGCACTTTATTAAGAATGTTTTCGCATACAAAAATAGGAGAAATAATGACTTCTCCGGTTATAGTTGTAACCTCTGAAACTTCTATAAAACAAGTGAAAAATATAATGAAAATAAAAAAAATATCAGGACTTCCAGTAGTAAAAAAAGGATTAAAATTAATAGGAATTATTAGTATAGAAGATATAATAAAAGTTTTAGAAAAAGGAAGATTAGAAGAGCCTGTTTCAAAATGGATGACAACAGAAGTAAAATCGTTGAATGAAGAAAACACATTATCGGATTTTATAGATTTTTCACAAAAATATAATTTTGGAAGATATCCGATAGTAAACAATGAGAATAAAGTTGTGGGAATAGTAACTAAATATGATGTTATTTCATGGTTATTTGAAAAATTAGGAACAATATATGTGCATGATGAAAGAAGAAAGAAAGTTTTAGATCAAGAAGAATATATGTCGCGATTAACTGGTGAAATACTGGATAATAAAAAAATTTTATTTCATTTTGAAATAGACTATAATAATATACAAAAAATAGGCTTTGGAGCGACGAAGTTAAAAAGTTTTTTGAAAAAGAAAAAAATTGATGAAAAATTAGTGAGAAAGGTATCCATTGCAACATATGAAGCAGAGGCAAATGTTGTGATACATTCAGAATCTTATGGAGAGATTTTTTGTTGGGATTTTGAAGATAGTATAAGATTGTTAATAAAAGATTATGGAAAAGGTATAGAAAATGTTGAGATTGCGATGCAGGAAGGGTTTTCAACCGCATCAGATGAAGTAAGAGCTCAAGGGTTTGGTGCAGGAATGGGTTTGCCTAATATGAAAAGATTTTCTGATAAGATGACAATAATTTCTGAAGTTGGAAAAGGTGTTATAATAGAGATGTTATTTTATAAATGA